The following proteins are encoded in a genomic region of Ornithinibacillus sp. 4-3:
- a CDS encoding flavodoxin → MVSKLRAIVAYLSYSGNTQEVAEIITEQLREDGMDVDTHRIGIDHYVDASKYDYIFLGTFTWDYGCTPEEVKDFILEIGYKPENVAVFGTGDTQFGEEQDFCRAVDKLVHFYNSKWEGLKIEQSPRGYQESYIESWLEGVLEDVKTFA, encoded by the coding sequence GTGGTGTCAAAGTTGAGGGCTATCGTAGCGTATTTATCTTATAGTGGCAATACACAGGAAGTAGCAGAAATCATTACCGAGCAATTAAGAGAAGATGGTATGGATGTTGATACACACCGAATTGGCATTGATCACTATGTGGATGCTTCGAAATACGATTATATCTTTCTAGGAACATTCACATGGGATTATGGATGTACTCCAGAAGAAGTAAAGGATTTTATCTTAGAAATTGGTTATAAACCAGAAAATGTAGCAGTATTTGGAACGGGAGATACCCAATTTGGAGAAGAACAAGATTTTTGTAGAGCGGTAGATAAGCTTGTTCACTTTTACAATAGTAAATGGGAAGGCTTGAAAATCGAACAATCTCCAAGAGGGTACCAGGAATCATATATTGAAAGCTGGCTAGAAGGAGTTTTAGAAGATGTCAAAACTTTTGCTTGA